One Lentibacillus cibarius DNA window includes the following coding sequences:
- a CDS encoding TetR/AcrR family transcriptional regulator: protein MMANERKRIQTARMWRYFLDAASELIEEKGLNNIRIREIADRAGYTSSTAYNYFRDLSHLKFFAAMRYTTSYVHDLPNYMEKGNNTVEKWLYAWECFCRHSFHFPEVYYLLYIENLGVIPEEMMQMYYEVYENELIDLSDEVQSIIAHHDIAKRSSLFIHKTIDEEFIKEPDLEYIADLTMLIWTGMMMNLLNLRKNFTKKKQPRERCILLGKVLSILSFRKNNI from the coding sequence ATGATGGCCAATGAAAGAAAGAGGATTCAGACTGCCCGAATGTGGCGATATTTCTTGGATGCGGCATCAGAATTAATTGAAGAAAAGGGCCTGAACAATATTAGGATAAGAGAAATTGCTGATCGAGCTGGATATACAAGTTCAACTGCTTATAATTATTTTCGGGATCTGTCCCATTTAAAATTTTTTGCAGCGATGCGTTATACCACTTCTTATGTACATGATTTGCCAAATTATATGGAAAAAGGCAATAACACCGTAGAAAAATGGTTGTACGCTTGGGAATGTTTTTGTCGTCATTCGTTTCATTTTCCAGAAGTCTATTATCTTTTATACATTGAAAATCTTGGAGTAATTCCGGAAGAAATGATGCAGATGTATTATGAGGTTTATGAAAATGAGCTGATTGACTTATCCGACGAGGTACAATCCATTATTGCGCATCACGATATTGCAAAAAGAAGCTCGTTATTTATTCATAAAACAATTGACGAGGAATTTATTAAAGAGCCAGATCTTGAATACATCGCTGACTTAACGATGCTTATTTGGACAGGCATGATGATGAATTTGCTTAATCTCAGGAAAAATTTCACAAAGAAGAAGCAGCCAAGAGAACGATGTATTTTATTAGGAAAAGTATTATCGATATTGTCGTTCCGGAAAAACAACATTTAA
- a CDS encoding ABC transporter permease, with protein MTFITDLVTYMTENYNELLALTIEHILMVVYGIGLSLVVGVPLGILAARFEKLAPIIISITNVLQLIPSLAMLAILMLYLGFGFKTIVIGLFLYSLLPIVKNTYVGIREVDDSIIESGVGIGMTPLQLLAKIQFPLSIPYLMAGLRLAAVIAISVATIGPYIGAGGLGKEIVSGISLQSDVKIYAGAIPATLIAIIADLALGTVERKTKKRLA; from the coding sequence ATGACTTTTATTACTGACTTGGTCACGTATATGACTGAGAATTACAATGAATTATTGGCACTAACAATTGAACACATTCTGATGGTCGTTTATGGTATTGGACTTTCCCTCGTTGTCGGTGTTCCACTCGGCATACTGGCAGCTCGGTTTGAAAAATTGGCTCCAATTATCATATCGATTACGAATGTTTTGCAGTTGATACCAAGTCTTGCCATGCTGGCGATTCTGATGCTTTATCTCGGATTTGGGTTCAAAACCATCGTCATTGGTCTATTTCTCTATTCTCTTTTACCAATCGTTAAAAATACGTATGTTGGCATTAGGGAAGTGGATGATAGCATTATTGAATCCGGTGTAGGTATTGGCATGACGCCGTTGCAGCTACTGGCTAAGATTCAATTCCCTTTATCCATTCCTTACTTGATGGCAGGATTGCGTCTGGCAGCAGTGATCGCGATTTCTGTAGCAACCATTGGTCCTTATATTGGAGCCGGTGGACTTGGAAAGGAGATTGTTTCGGGGATTAGTTTGCAATCCGACGTCAAAATTTATGCTGGGGCAATACCGGCTACACTCATAGCAATTATTGCTGATTTAGCACTAGGTACAGTTGAACGCAAGACGAAAAAGCGTCTGGCTTAA
- a CDS encoding glycine betaine ABC transporter substrate-binding protein, giving the protein MMTFRKLFLVGFVLLLTIVAGCGDKTSADGGQVFTAGSAKNTDSKINVRLLKLLVEDRTDHEVDIVEDLPASPQIFAGFERDEFDFASLFSGEVYNNYFDDVEYSTDPDKTLKQAQKFFGEEYDIKWYDPLGYVNNYSIAAKRKFLQKNDVNTLVELGEYADSLTLGTDNAWIERDNDGYKGFKKTYGYEFDDARGMDVALMYEGIDNGELDVVTVYTVDPQLKEYDLKVLEDTKNFFPPYEASLVAANDVINEYDEIGDVFSHLLMWLAQKK; this is encoded by the coding sequence ATGATGACATTCAGAAAACTATTTCTCGTTGGATTTGTATTGTTGCTGACCATTGTAGCCGGCTGTGGTGATAAAACTTCGGCTGATGGTGGCCAAGTGTTCACAGCAGGTTCTGCCAAAAATACTGATTCGAAAATTAATGTACGACTTTTGAAGCTTCTAGTTGAAGATAGAACGGATCATGAAGTTGACATTGTTGAAGATTTACCGGCGAGTCCGCAGATCTTTGCCGGATTTGAACGTGACGAGTTTGACTTTGCCAGCTTGTTTTCAGGTGAAGTGTACAATAACTACTTTGATGATGTGGAATATTCGACTGATCCAGATAAAACACTGAAGCAAGCTCAGAAGTTCTTTGGTGAGGAATATGACATCAAATGGTATGACCCATTAGGTTATGTTAATAATTACAGCATTGCAGCGAAACGTAAATTTTTACAGAAAAATGATGTGAATACGTTAGTCGAACTAGGCGAATACGCCGATTCCTTGACGCTTGGAACAGACAACGCTTGGATCGAACGTGACAACGATGGCTACAAAGGCTTCAAAAAAACATACGGCTATGAGTTTGACGATGCACGCGGAATGGATGTTGCACTTATGTACGAAGGAATCGACAACGGGGAATTGGATGTTGTTACCGTTTATACCGTTGATCCGCAATTAAAAGAATATGATCTGAAGGTATTGGAAGATACCAAGAATTTCTTCCCTCCTTATGAAGCATCTCTTGTAGCAGCGAATGACGTTATCAATGAGTATGATGAAATCGGTGATGTCTTCAGTCACTTGTTGATGTGGTTAGCACAGAAGAAATGA
- a CDS encoding ABC transporter permease translates to MTLFQEYITYWSEDYSSILSYMYEHMIIAFTVIALSVLFTVPLAVFMTKVKNEPVKTVIFNIANVFQTIPTIALLAIVIPLLGIGFVPAVVALFLYSLLPLLRNTYAGMNSVDPEIIEAAKGMGFGTFQRLFKVELPVALPYVMSGIRVTSVYIISWTTLAALIGAGGLGDLVLAGIGYNDTFMIFTGTFLAIIIAVLLDIVLGKIEKVFAYS, encoded by the coding sequence GTGACACTTTTTCAGGAATATATTACTTATTGGAGCGAAGATTATTCGTCCATTCTGTCGTATATGTATGAGCATATGATTATTGCATTTACGGTTATTGCACTATCCGTCTTATTTACGGTGCCGCTAGCTGTTTTTATGACGAAAGTGAAAAACGAACCAGTCAAAACGGTTATTTTTAACATTGCAAATGTTTTCCAAACAATACCGACGATTGCTTTATTGGCAATTGTAATTCCACTACTTGGTATCGGTTTTGTTCCGGCAGTTGTTGCTTTGTTCTTGTATTCGTTATTGCCGCTGCTTCGAAACACTTATGCTGGTATGAACTCGGTTGACCCGGAAATAATCGAGGCTGCCAAAGGAATGGGATTTGGGACATTTCAGCGTTTATTTAAAGTTGAATTACCGGTTGCACTGCCTTATGTTATGTCTGGTATCCGGGTTACATCGGTGTACATTATCAGCTGGACAACCCTGGCGGCATTAATCGGCGCTGGTGGTTTGGGCGACCTCGTTTTGGCGGGTATCGGCTATAATGATACATTTATGATTTTTACGGGGACATTTTTAGCGATTATAATAGCGGTTTTACTTGATATTGTACTAGGTAAGATTGAAAAGGTATTTGCTTATTCTTAA
- a CDS encoding betaine/proline/choline family ABC transporter ATP-binding protein (Members of the family are the ATP-binding subunit of ABC transporters for substrates such as betaine, L-proline or other amino acids, choline, carnitine, etc. The substrate specificity is best determined from the substrate-binding subunit, rather than this subunit, as it interacts with the permease subunit and not with substrate directly.) — MIELKNIEKVYEDGFQALKNIDLAFEDGKINVLIGPSGCGKTTTMKLLNRLVDYTGGEILLDGTNIKDVNPIELRRHMGFVIQNIGLFPHMTIYNNVAAVPKLLKWPKETIKDRVIELLELVNLDPQTYMNRYPSELSGGQQQRIGVIRALAAEPSIILMDEPFSALDPISREQLQDELLRLQTEINKTIIFVTHDMDEALKIADQIILMKDGQIVQKGSPKEIIANPADDFVKDFIGEKRLAAEQKLPSLDTFISESFVSIQKDSSTAEAIEQMTAHKVTDIPVETKEGIYYGSINLYHALANKDKQLSDLIDSDTYTVENGMETEQVVKQLNGVYTTTPVIATDGQLVGMLDPYKLLHEWHVMSETERGDQ; from the coding sequence TTGATTGAACTTAAAAATATTGAGAAGGTTTATGAAGATGGTTTTCAAGCATTAAAGAACATTGATTTAGCCTTTGAAGATGGAAAAATCAACGTATTGATAGGCCCGAGTGGGTGCGGGAAGACAACAACAATGAAACTTCTTAATAGACTTGTGGATTATACAGGTGGAGAGATATTGCTCGACGGTACGAATATAAAGGATGTTAATCCGATTGAATTACGTCGGCATATGGGCTTCGTCATTCAAAACATAGGACTTTTCCCGCATATGACGATTTACAATAATGTGGCTGCAGTACCAAAATTACTTAAATGGCCGAAAGAAACAATTAAGGATCGAGTCATCGAATTGCTGGAACTCGTTAACCTTGATCCCCAGACTTACATGAATCGCTACCCATCCGAACTCAGTGGCGGTCAGCAGCAGCGTATAGGCGTTATTCGTGCCCTTGCTGCAGAGCCATCCATTATTTTGATGGACGAGCCATTCAGTGCATTGGACCCAATCAGTCGAGAACAATTGCAGGATGAATTGCTCCGCCTCCAAACTGAAATTAATAAAACCATTATATTTGTTACCCATGATATGGATGAGGCGCTTAAAATAGCCGATCAAATTATCTTGATGAAAGATGGCCAAATCGTTCAAAAAGGTTCGCCAAAGGAGATTATCGCTAATCCAGCAGACGACTTTGTGAAAGATTTTATCGGCGAAAAGCGGTTGGCCGCGGAACAAAAATTGCCTTCTTTAGATACGTTTATATCGGAATCATTTGTTTCCATTCAGAAAGATAGTTCGACTGCTGAAGCAATTGAACAAATGACTGCCCACAAAGTTACTGATATCCCTGTTGAAACAAAAGAAGGTATTTATTACGGTTCTATCAATCTATATCATGCTTTAGCTAATAAGGATAAACAATTGTCTGATCTAATCGATTCGGACACCTATACAGTCGAAAACGGGATGGAAACTGAGCAAGTTGTCAAACAATTAAATGGTGTCTATACGACAACACCGGTTATTGCCACGGACGGTCAGCTAGTGGGAATGCTTGACCCGTATAAGTTGCTCCATGAATGGCATGTTATGTCTGAGACTGAACGTGGTGATCAATAA
- a CDS encoding glycosyltransferase family 2 protein, giving the protein MKTITILIPTCNEEDVLHHLYGRLIPVINQNPGYLFELFFINDGSTDQSIKIIKELRESDNRISYLELSRNFGKETAMIAGLDYARGDAVIIIDADLQDPPELISEMIRYWEEGYDDIFAKRKSREGESWLKICTSSAYYKLLKKLSRIPIQEDTGDFRLLDRRCVEALKQMREAQRYTKGMFSWIGYNKKEIPFDRDPRMAGKTKWNYRRLFDLAIEGITSFTTTPLRISSLFGLLVSGFAFIYMIWIIGKTLIFGESVMGYPSLMTVILFMGGIQLLSMGIIGEYLGRVFNETKKRPLYFIDEYNGEKERNR; this is encoded by the coding sequence ATGAAAACTATTACAATCTTGATACCAACCTGTAATGAAGAAGATGTGTTACATCATTTATATGGTCGCCTCATTCCCGTGATTAACCAAAATCCCGGATATCTATTTGAACTATTTTTTATTAATGACGGTAGCACTGATCAATCAATAAAAATTATTAAGGAACTTCGAGAATCGGATAACCGGATCTCTTACTTGGAGTTATCAAGAAATTTTGGTAAGGAAACTGCCATGATAGCTGGTTTGGACTATGCAAGAGGGGATGCGGTTATTATTATTGACGCAGACCTTCAGGATCCACCAGAGTTAATTTCCGAAATGATTAGATATTGGGAAGAAGGTTATGATGATATTTTTGCCAAAAGGAAATCACGTGAAGGTGAGTCTTGGTTGAAGATTTGTACCTCTTCAGCTTATTATAAACTACTGAAAAAGTTGAGTAGAATACCTATTCAAGAAGATACCGGGGACTTTCGTCTACTGGATAGAAGATGTGTTGAAGCACTTAAGCAAATGCGCGAGGCCCAAAGATATACAAAAGGTATGTTTAGCTGGATTGGTTATAACAAGAAAGAAATTCCCTTTGACAGAGATCCGAGGATGGCAGGTAAGACAAAATGGAACTACAGGAGACTTTTTGACTTGGCCATTGAAGGGATTACTTCCTTCACAACTACTCCACTGCGAATCTCCTCATTATTTGGTTTGCTAGTCTCTGGTTTTGCATTTATTTATATGATATGGATTATCGGAAAGACACTTATTTTTGGTGAATCAGTAATGGGATACCCGTCCTTGATGACAGTCATTCTTTTTATGGGTGGAATTCAATTACTTTCGATGGGAATCATTGGTGAATATCTTGGAAGGGTTTTTAATGAAACAAAAAAGCGCCCACTTTATTTTATTGATGAATATAACGGGGAAAAAGAGAGAAACCGTTAG
- a CDS encoding glucosyltransferase domain-containing protein, with translation MPEEIFSKIKAGIKREWKIAFFSTVIIGFLTHMFVLTNMLPNHDGLVNIYSSQKKYALGRFFLGPFSGISSFFDLPWVNGTLSIFYLALTSILLTEFFKLRKTPAIILTAGLVVTFPTIASTFSYMFTADGYMFGFLLSVFAVFLTKKYRYGLFPAAFILYLSVGIYQANVTIVLTVVTVWFIQELISNHKQLKSILYSLMLQIGMTVLGMSMYAITFKGYQTWMGGEITKYQGLDQIGNQKKNIIEQILLIKDKTMEFFFRGFVTDFPINFFEVLNLLLILLILAGVAITVVLNKVYLSPVRMLFIVLSIVLLPIFSFVLYFVSPGVVYHMLMVMAVVLIYILPIVLYNRLDGLSPVVNWYSWGTVVVSCLIIFNFSLISNISYFNMSLKYEKSYAMVNRMLDRMEQTDGYTHASKLAVIGRTSVDTELGSKTIPENIPKMTGAMREVILFQPYHYTFMLENQMGKVLETVDAPKLKKLKESNLVKQMNTWPSKDSVKVKEDIIILKLDE, from the coding sequence ATGCCGGAAGAAATATTTAGTAAAATCAAAGCAGGAATAAAAAGAGAATGGAAAATAGCCTTTTTTAGTACGGTTATTATAGGTTTCCTAACACACATGTTTGTACTTACCAATATGCTTCCCAACCATGATGGTTTGGTTAATATTTACAGTTCTCAGAAAAAGTATGCTTTAGGAAGATTTTTTCTCGGGCCATTCAGTGGAATAAGTTCATTCTTTGACTTGCCTTGGGTTAATGGCACATTGTCGATTTTCTACCTTGCACTTACATCGATTCTGCTTACTGAGTTTTTTAAGTTAAGAAAAACCCCTGCAATTATACTAACTGCGGGGCTTGTGGTAACTTTTCCAACGATTGCTTCCACCTTTTCATATATGTTTACAGCAGACGGTTATATGTTCGGATTTCTGTTGTCTGTGTTTGCAGTTTTCCTTACAAAGAAATATAGGTATGGCCTTTTCCCAGCTGCGTTTATCCTTTATCTTAGTGTCGGGATATACCAAGCGAATGTCACTATAGTGCTTACCGTTGTAACCGTTTGGTTTATTCAAGAGCTCATTTCCAATCATAAGCAACTTAAGTCTATACTGTATTCACTCATGCTGCAAATCGGAATGACTGTACTTGGAATGAGTATGTATGCCATTACATTTAAAGGCTATCAGACATGGATGGGCGGTGAAATTACAAAATACCAAGGGCTTGACCAGATTGGTAATCAGAAAAAGAATATTATTGAACAAATCCTTTTAATCAAAGATAAAACAATGGAGTTTTTCTTTAGAGGATTCGTTACGGACTTTCCAATAAATTTCTTTGAGGTTCTGAATTTACTTCTTATCTTACTTATTCTAGCTGGTGTTGCCATAACGGTTGTCCTTAACAAAGTGTACCTATCACCCGTTAGGATGCTTTTCATTGTTTTGAGCATCGTTTTACTACCAATATTTTCGTTTGTTCTCTATTTCGTATCTCCTGGCGTTGTTTATCATATGTTGATGGTAATGGCAGTAGTATTGATTTATATACTACCTATCGTTCTGTATAATCGTTTAGATGGACTATCACCTGTCGTGAATTGGTATTCTTGGGGAACAGTAGTAGTTTCATGTTTGATTATCTTTAATTTCTCCCTCATTAGTAACATATCGTATTTTAATATGTCACTAAAGTATGAAAAATCTTATGCTATGGTGAATCGAATGCTTGATCGAATGGAACAAACAGATGGGTATACGCATGCATCAAAACTAGCTGTAATTGGCAGAACCTCGGTAGATACGGAACTAGGATCCAAAACCATCCCTGAAAACATTCCGAAAATGACTGGTGCAATGAGGGAGGTCATTTTATTCCAACCATACCATTATACTTTTATGCTGGAGAATCAAATGGGTAAGGTGTTAGAGACTGTGGATGCACCAAAGTTGAAAAAACTCAAAGAAAGTAACCTGGTCAAACAGATGAACACTTGGCCATCAAAAGATTCTGTTAAGGTAAAAGAAGATATCATCATATTAAAATTGGACGAATAG
- a CDS encoding SulP family inorganic anion transporter, whose translation MLKLLPGLRQLVHYPLSNLPNDLASGMIVAFLLIPQSMAYAVIAGVPVVYGLVAAIFPLAIYALFGGSRYLSVGPVSIASLLAFSGVSTVAQHGSEHFLTAITLLTLIVGGMQILLSIIKFGTFFESISPAVISGFTSAAAIIIGLTQIKSLMGITMAPYRNVFDYVLEVIHHLSDSHSWTVIIGAGSLVFLMVVKRVFRSSLGPLMVIVASSLIVGYFHLDQGGVEVIGDIPQKLPALSLEIPTISTLFSLLPSAFMIAFISFAESYAIGKTLAANDGERLNPEQELFGLGLANITSSITGAIPVAGAISRTAVNHQAGGKSNISSFTTVVFVLITLLYLTPFLYFLPKTALAAIIIFAVSNLIDINGLRYYIQNDPGSAFLMLATFFATLMVDIFAGLMVGIFLSLLVTFIKTKVWHAT comes from the coding sequence ATGCTTAAATTACTGCCCGGGTTGCGGCAGCTTGTCCATTATCCACTTTCCAATTTGCCAAATGATCTAGCTTCCGGGATGATTGTTGCTTTTTTATTAATCCCGCAAAGCATGGCATATGCTGTCATTGCTGGGGTGCCAGTGGTCTATGGCTTGGTCGCTGCAATCTTTCCCCTCGCGATTTATGCACTATTCGGCGGTTCGAGATATTTAAGTGTTGGTCCAGTCTCCATCGCCTCTTTATTAGCATTTTCCGGTGTCTCTACGGTAGCACAACATGGGTCCGAGCATTTTTTGACGGCTATTACACTATTAACGCTTATTGTCGGGGGGATGCAGATACTCCTTAGCATCATCAAGTTTGGTACTTTTTTTGAATCTATTTCTCCCGCCGTTATCAGCGGATTTACTTCGGCAGCTGCTATTATTATTGGGCTTACACAGATTAAATCACTGATGGGGATAACCATGGCCCCGTATCGTAATGTTTTCGATTATGTCTTGGAAGTCATACATCATTTGTCAGATAGCCATTCATGGACTGTTATTATTGGGGCTGGGAGTTTAGTCTTTTTGATGGTAGTGAAGAGAGTATTCCGGTCATCCCTTGGGCCCCTTATGGTGATTGTTGCGTCAAGCTTGATAGTTGGTTATTTTCATCTCGACCAGGGCGGTGTCGAAGTGATCGGGGACATTCCGCAAAAATTGCCCGCTTTGTCACTAGAGATTCCGACAATTTCCACACTGTTTTCGCTGTTACCGAGTGCGTTCATGATCGCTTTTATTTCATTCGCGGAATCCTATGCTATTGGCAAGACCTTGGCCGCAAACGACGGGGAACGGCTAAATCCGGAGCAGGAATTGTTTGGGTTGGGACTAGCCAATATAACCAGTTCCATTACCGGTGCGATTCCGGTAGCTGGGGCGATTTCACGAACAGCGGTTAATCATCAAGCGGGTGGCAAAAGTAACATTTCTTCCTTTACAACGGTGGTGTTTGTATTAATCACGCTGCTATATTTAACGCCATTTTTATACTTTTTACCCAAAACAGCACTCGCAGCTATCATCATATTTGCCGTCTCCAATCTGATTGATATAAACGGTTTACGTTATTATATACAAAATGACCCCGGCTCCGCGTTTCTGATGCTTGCCACCTTTTTCGCCACATTAATGGTGGACATATTCGCTGGGCTTATGGTCGGAATTTTCCTTTCGCTACTGGTCACGTTTATTAAAACAAAAGTATGGCACGCAACATGA
- the cydC gene encoding thiol reductant ABC exporter subunit CydC produces the protein MKEWITPYIIHYKGRIGLNVLFAVLGIASGAMLLFVSGYLISKTSLQPENIMLVYVPIVAVRAFSISQAVFPYLEKLVGHNVVLRILSQYRDKLYDIIEPQALALSSRYQTGDILGVVADDIEKLQDLYIRTVFPAITSIIVYTIIVVVFGVFDLAFMLLALALLGIIVFLVPLFSYFILKRHHVRIKQKRETLYQHMTDALFGQLDWLLSGRTEQLFSHMHKDNVDLIDRQDRVHRWHHVRDVVLRFVSGIIIIATMVWVDSQVNDGTMSATVIAAFVLMMFSVTDALLPASDAAEEVPAYMDSVRRMSKLQDVELNEQDASGEERMSDHPVIHLDQVRYRYHSDDTDVLQGVNATIEPGQKIALLGKSGSGKSTLLKLLAGVMRPDSGRVLLDQAEMRSSYLSKAVSVLNQQPHLFNTTIAGNIRIARPDATDEEIIDVLHRAQLMDMIETLPHGIHTQMEEMGERFSGGEKHRIAFARILMQDAPIMLLDEPTTGLDPLTEHKLLSTMLEAASDKTVVLVTHHLAGAEMMDNILFLEQGQIKLSGSHDALLESSNYYRALYAMDRGM, from the coding sequence ATGAAGGAATGGATTACACCATACATCATCCATTATAAAGGACGAATTGGCTTAAATGTGCTGTTTGCCGTATTGGGAATAGCCTCAGGTGCCATGCTGCTGTTCGTCTCGGGCTATTTAATTTCCAAAACGTCTCTCCAACCGGAAAATATCATGCTCGTATATGTACCGATTGTTGCTGTTCGCGCCTTCAGTATTTCCCAGGCGGTTTTTCCTTATTTAGAAAAACTTGTCGGCCACAATGTCGTCTTGCGGATACTCTCGCAATACCGGGATAAGTTGTACGATATCATTGAGCCACAAGCACTCGCGCTTTCCAGTCGCTACCAGACAGGTGACATACTGGGAGTGGTTGCTGATGATATTGAAAAACTGCAGGATTTGTATATCCGCACGGTGTTTCCGGCCATTACAAGCATCATCGTCTACACCATTATCGTAGTCGTTTTTGGCGTGTTCGACTTGGCCTTTATGCTGCTAGCCCTGGCGTTACTGGGGATTATTGTCTTTCTTGTTCCATTGTTTTCCTATTTTATTTTAAAACGCCACCATGTACGGATTAAACAGAAACGGGAAACGCTGTATCAACACATGACCGATGCCTTGTTCGGGCAACTTGACTGGCTGCTAAGCGGACGGACAGAGCAGTTGTTCAGCCATATGCATAAGGATAACGTTGATTTAATCGACCGGCAAGACCGGGTGCACCGCTGGCATCATGTGCGTGACGTAGTATTGCGTTTCGTCTCCGGTATCATCATTATCGCAACGATGGTGTGGGTGGATAGCCAGGTGAATGATGGAACCATGTCCGCCACGGTAATTGCCGCTTTTGTTCTAATGATGTTTTCCGTGACGGATGCGCTCCTCCCGGCGAGTGATGCGGCAGAGGAGGTTCCGGCGTATATGGATTCTGTCAGGCGGATGAGTAAGCTGCAAGATGTCGAGCTAAATGAGCAGGATGCAAGCGGTGAGGAACGTATGAGCGATCACCCGGTCATTCACTTGGACCAGGTGCGTTATCGTTATCATTCGGATGATACGGACGTGCTTCAAGGTGTTAACGCGACGATTGAACCCGGCCAAAAGATCGCCTTGCTTGGTAAGAGCGGATCCGGCAAATCGACGTTACTTAAATTGTTAGCTGGTGTAATGCGACCCGATTCCGGTCGGGTGCTGCTTGACCAGGCGGAGATGCGATCCAGCTACCTGTCCAAAGCCGTTTCCGTTTTGAATCAACAGCCGCACTTATTCAACACGACGATTGCCGGCAATATTCGTATCGCCCGCCCCGACGCGACAGATGAGGAGATTATTGACGTCCTGCATCGGGCCCAGCTGATGGATATGATTGAAACATTGCCACATGGCATCCATACCCAAATGGAAGAAATGGGTGAACGCTTTTCGGGCGGGGAAAAGCACCGCATCGCCTTCGCACGGATTTTAATGCAAGATGCGCCCATCATGTTGCTGGATGAACCAACAACCGGACTTGACCCGCTCACCGAACACAAGCTGCTCTCCACCATGCTGGAAGCCGCAAGTGATAAAACCGTCGTTCTCGTCACCCACCACTTGGCAGGTGCGGAAATGATGGATAACATCCTCTTCCTGGAACAAGGCCAAATAAAATTGTCAGGCAGCCACGATGCACTGCTTGAATCGAGCAACTATTATCGAGCATTGTACGCAATGGACCGTGGTATGTAA